A genomic segment from Vanacampus margaritifer isolate UIUO_Vmar chromosome 3, RoL_Vmar_1.0, whole genome shotgun sequence encodes:
- the dgcr6 gene encoding protein DGCR6 — protein MDGYPPVTDADPTKQQERHYYLLSELQTLAKDLPSSFQQRLSYNTLGDLALALIDGTVYEIVQGLLDIQHLTEKNLYSQRQKLHCEHQALKQDIARKHKEALLSCKSHNLALLKSSQQAEQEALEIRVREEQRMMDKKIVSEIDQKVTDQQNTLEKAGVPGFFITTNPQELTMQMNLLELILKLQQKESQSGFL, from the exons ATGGATGGCTATCCTCCAGTAACTGACGCAGATCCTACAAAACAGCAAGAACGGCATTATTACCTGCTGTCAGAGCTCCAGACCTTAGCGAAAGATTTGCCCAG ctcCTTCCAACAACGCCTGTCCTACAATACACTTGGCGATTTGGCTCTGGCTTTGATAGATGGAACAGTTTATGAGATAGTGCAGGGGCTCTTGGATATCCAGCACCTGACAGAGAAAAATCTTTACAGCCAGAGGCAAAAGTTGCACTGTGAACACCAAG cCCTAAAGCAAGATATAGCTAGGAAGCACAAAGAAGCCCTGTTGTCATGCAAGTCTCACAACCTGGCACTCCTCAAGTCAAGTCAACAAGCTGAACAAGAG GCACTTGAAATTCGTGTGCGAGAGGAACAAAGAATGATGGATAAGAAGATTGTGTCCGAGATTGATCAAAAAGTTACAGACCAACAAAATACTCTGGAGAAGGCTGGAGTTCCTGGATTTTTTATCACCACTAATCCCCAG GAGTTGACAATGCAGATGAACCTACTGGAGTTGATCCTGAAGCTTCAACAGAAGGAGTCTCAGTCTGGATTTCTATGA